The segment aaacattttacaacttttgattattttttaaaatttacgtTTTATGTTTATCTGAATAATTATGTATCTGTtgttttatgaaataataattttttgttgggcAGATTAAAGCTCCATGTCCATAAATTGTGTTGTATTAAGAATAATCGCATTGATTCACAGCTTTTCATACGGCAAGGCGGTATTGACgtctgaaaaaatattaaaacaaaaacgcACTCTTCAAAGTTTTTTGCTAAATGTTTCTTTcatctttttaaatatctttttttcttaataattatatatatttaacgagacctcataattattaatcaaataatcactgcgaattaaaattttaatttttattaataattgtgcaTAGGAATGCTTGCTTGGTGATGTGACGAAAGAAGAAGTGATTTGTGaagtgaatattaataatcaaataaaagaaaaaaaattaaaattcacctTGATAAATCGATTGTATatcgattttaaatttattatattaaataactgataaatcaataaaaaaaaacatatgctTTATcgtattattgttgtttaatacTCTTACATatcgtaaaaaataatttacgatATATATTGACGTCAATTAAAGTgcacttgataatttaaaaaaaatataaacttctAAAATctacaaattaaaatgataatgaacaacgaaaaatatatgaatcgaaataaaataaatttcataaaatatcaatgaatttaaaagCTTTTATCAAGCAACATCAATAAGCAACATTTATACAtgcttgataataattaatcatgctaataataaataattaaatcaataatttatatgaatttttctatgaaaaaatttgtaaataataatataaaaaaaattaataaaatatttctaagaaaaatatatttaaatataaaatgtgctaataattttgtttaattaaatatttaaaattaattttaaatcataccTGAGCTGTACTGAGTGTACTGCTGATACTGAGGATGGAAATTATGGATTGCATCTGTCATGATATCTTTTGGATTCATAGTCTCCTataaatagtataaaaattagttaaaaaaatataaagagcTTTTGAATAAACTGTTACCTTTAAACTACTGCTGATACTTTGCATGGTGACACTTCGACCCCTGGAGTCAGTGACACAGCCAGCTGCGTAGACTTGATAAGGGAATGCATAACGTAATGCAATTGCAGCAAATAACATTTCaatgcaaattaaaaaattttgataaccAGCTGATACTGTACCAGCACTTGTTGCTGAATGTCCCATACTATCAATAACTGGTGATATAATATTTGCTTTTTCAAATACAGCTAGCATAACacctagaaaataaatattttaattaaaaaatattttaaaaaatgaataaaacatgtattatttattaattaccttgccaaaatgacaaaaatatgaCACTTTTTACAGTACAAAATTTAAGAACTGGTTCAAATGGTGTTAAAAGATCTTTtgttgcaaaataaaataaaaataatccataCAGTGCAAGTGATACACTGATATTATAGATAAcagttatataaatataaccaCCATCTGGTGACCAATCACCATCACGATAATGTCCAAatgattgtaaaattattatgacaaATGCCATAACTGGTTTAACAAGACAAAATTGTAATGTTGCTTGTTTACAAAAACGTAAAAATCCAATTGTATAAGTTTTTTCAACAAGACACCATGTACcatataaacaatttgaacGTATTGGTTTACCACGTATTTCTGACATAATATTACCCTCACCACCAAGATACTCATAGCACAATGATAAGAAATTATATATCACAAATGCCTCATAACAATCACgtacagtaaaaaaataaacataataactttcattattaaaaaatagcaatGATATCCATGAGTAAGTTGCATATATtggtacaataaataaaattctaacaATCCATCTTTGTTCAGATGGATTTGTGTACCACCttaaatgttgataaatctataaaacaaaattaataattagataattttgccttttttttatttatttatttattatttttaatactttaccTGTTGGCAAGTTAAAAATAGTGAAATCCAAACAAATACTCCAGAAATAAATTGTGCtgattttgtttgtaaaaatattggtGTTGGTTCAATTGtgccaatatttttaattgtacttGTTACAATACCAACATTTGTTGGTGTTACATTATCAATAACAGATGCAATTGTTGATACTGCTGCATCTgccattgttgttgtatttatcATCATACTTAAAAATCCGAgctgaaatataattaattaaacaattaaaataattcaagataatagaaaataatatttcaaagttttttaatttaatttaataataaatattctatataatttcataatgttttttttatttcttttgataaacAAAGATTAAAGTGCTGCCATACTGAGGGATTTCAACTAGCatttcaaaa is part of the Aphidius gifuensis isolate YNYX2018 linkage group LG1, ASM1490517v1, whole genome shotgun sequence genome and harbors:
- the LOC122860850 gene encoding transmembrane protein 184B isoform X1 yields the protein MMINTTTMADAAVSTIASVIDNVTPTNVGIVTSTIKNIGTIEPTPIFLQTKSAQFISGVFVWISLFLTCQQIYQHLRWYTNPSEQRWIVRILFIVPIYATYSWISLLFFNNESYYVYFFTVRDCYEAFVIYNFLSLCYEYLGGEGNIMSEIRGKPIRSNCLYGTWCLVEKTYTIGFLRFCKQATLQFCLVKPVMAFVIIILQSFGHYRDGDWSPDGGYIYITVIYNISVSLALYGLFLFYFATKDLLTPFEPVLKFCTVKSVIFLSFWQGVMLAVFEKANIISPVIDSMGHSATSAGTVSAGYQNFLICIEMLFAAIALRYAFPYQVYAAGCVTDSRGRSVTMQSISSSLKETMNPKDIMTDAIHNFHPQYQQYTQYSSGMKNQRGMRVSSFDPDDPQNMPVPPPQRRNTSNQRVATISQNYNEKTMLLSSDDEFQ
- the LOC122860850 gene encoding transmembrane protein 184B isoform X2, whose protein sequence is MMINTTTMADAAVSTIASVIDNVTPTNVGIVTSTIKNIGTIEPTPIFLQTKSAQFISGVFVWISLFLTCQQIYQHLRWYTNPSEQRWIVRILFIVPIYATYSWISLLFFNNESYYVYFFTVRDCYEAFVIYNFLSLCYEYLGGEGNIMSEIRGKPIRSNCLYGTWCLVEKTYTIGFLRFCKQATLQFCLVKPVMAFVIIILQSFGHYRDGDWSPDGGYIYITVIYNISVSLALYGLFLFYFATKDLLTPFEPVLKFCTVKSVIFLSFWQGVMLAVFEKANIISPVIDSMGHSATSAGTVSAGYQNFLICIEMLFAAIALRYAFPYQVYAAGCVTDSRGRSVTMQSISSSLKETMNPKDIMTDAIHNFHPQYQQYTQYSSDVNTALPYEKL